The stretch of DNA TCTGTTGCAGGGATAACGACATCTACATCGTCCAAGTTTTTATTACTCAAGATTTTTCGTAGCTCTTGTCCACCAACAAAGAAAGAGACGGTTAGAGCTACAATCGTCGTTTTCGCAATTAAGTCAACAAATGGGAATTCGGGCAAGCCTGGTGTAGATACCCCACTAAATACTAGTAAATACCCCATAGCGAGGCCGAAAATTACGATAATTAATATTGGGGAATACCTAGTACCAGCAACTACAGTCCTAGAAATTAATACCATCGGGATTAAAAATAAAATGATAATCCAGAATTGGCTAAAGAGTTCTACGTTTGTCATGAATTTTCTAATCTCCTATCATTCATAGTTCTCACAAATTGCTATACTACAATAATCTTTATAGTAAACGATTGAAATCGTGTTCTTTATAGTATTTTTTACTATTATTAAGAAATACAATAATAATTATTTGTACCATTCCTTTCAATAATGATAAAATCTTATAATAGAAGGAATAGGGGGAATTAAAATGTCTAATAAAACATTGGAGCTTGCTACTTTTGCTGGTGGATGTTTTTGGTGTATGGTAAAGCCTTTTGATGAAATGCCAGGGATTGAAAAAGTTGTATCAGGATATACTGGTGGAACAATTGAAAACCCTACATATGAACAAGTTAAAACAGGAACTTCAGGTCATTATGAAGTTGTTCAAATAACGTACGATCCATCGTTATTTTCCTATGAAAAATTATTGGAACTATATTGGCCACAAATTGACCCAACAGATCCGGATGGTCAATTTTTTGATAGAGGACCACAATATCGTACTGCTATTTTTTATCACACTTCAGAGCAACAAAAACTAGCGGAAGCATCTAAGAAAGCAATTGAAGAAAGCGGAAGATATAAAAAGCCTATTGTAACAGAAATAAAAAAAGCTACATATTTTTATGAAGCGGAAGACTATCATCAACATTTTTATAAAAAGAACCCTGAAAAATATAAGCAAGAGCGAATCGAATCTGGACGTGATGCTTATATTAAAGAAGTTTGGGGAGAAGAATATGCGAAATAACAGCCTTTAATGGCTGTTTTTTTGTTTATTTAGAAAAACTCACAAACATGCAAGGTCCTTGGACAAAGATAGTTGCGTAAGTATTTATTTTGCGAATATAACAAGTAAACTATTTTCTATCGTTGAATCTAACGCTTTATATAGTTTAAACACTTTATACTTTCTTATAAGCTCAAAAAAGAAAATAAAAAGATATTATTTCTTTAGATTGTAGAAATAATAGAGAGTAGACCTCTAGCAAATAAACTTGAACAAAAAGCTAGTAAAAACCGTTTTATCAAACGTTATTATTTGTTATCAATCACACCACCTTAATCAATTTTTAAGGTATACCCCCATGCAACATCATAAGAAAAGGAGTGTTAGAAATGATTCATTTATTCACACATAACGACCTAGACGGAATAGGATGTGCCATTATAGCAAAACTAACTTTCCAAAAAAAGGTAGAAGTTCATTACAATTCGGTAGGAAGCTTGAATATTCAAGTAGAAAAGTTCATAGAGGCTGGCAACATCGAACACAAACTTATGATCACAGATTTATCAGTAAATGAGCGAAACGAAGCACTTATTACAACTTTTATCGAAAATGGCGGCAACGCAATATTAATTGACCATCATAAATCAGCTCTTCATTTAAATGAACATTCATGGGGAAATGTAACAGTGGAATACGAAGATGGACGGTTAACAAGTGCCACATCCTTATTATTTGATTATCTAAAAGAAGAGGGTGAAATCACTACAAATAAAGCAATAGAAGACTTTGTAGAATTAGTTAGACAATATGATACTTGGGAATGGGATGCAAATGGAAATACGGAAGCAAAAAGACTAAATGACCTTTTTTATATGCTATCCATTGATGAATTCGTTGACAGAATGCTTCCTAGATTAGAAAGAAATGAACCTTTTCAATTTGATGACTTTGAATCACAAATACTAGATTTAGAAGAAAATAAAATGGAACGTTATTTGCGAAGAAAGCAAAGAGAACTTATTCAAACAAATATTGATGGAAAAATAGTAGGTGTCGTTTTTGCCGAATCATATATTTCAGAATTAGGAAATGAATTTGGAAAACATAATACCCATTTAGATTATATTGCTATCGTTAACATGGGAAGTAGACGCATTAGTTTGCGTACCGTTCATGATGAAATAGACGTTTCCTTAATAGCCTCTCAATTTGATGGAGGAGGACATTCTAAAGCAGCTGGCTGTCTTTTAACAGATAAGGCGTATACTTTATTTGTTTCAAATACGTTTAAACTGGAACCAATAAAGATGGATGCGTTTAATAATGTATATAATGTGAAAGAATCACGCAATGGTTCCCTTTATCGTACGAAAGAAAATGGGTTGTTTTTTATAATAAATGCCAATGGAACTTGGAAGTTAGTACACGAAGGGAAACCGTTGGAAGAGAAATTTTCAACCTATATAGAAGCAGAACGCCATTTAAAACGAACATTTGGAGCATGGCTTGTTCGGGATCGAGAGTATGTAGATTATTTAATGGAGCATGCAAACCCCTTGAAAAAATAACAAAAGGAGAATTATCATGCCAGAAATGCCAGAAATGGAAACGTACAGGCGACTGTTATCTACGAGTGTAAATAACTTACCAATTACAGATGTCGTCATTAACCGCGAAAAGTCTATTAATGTACCTGTTGTCACCTTTCGTAACGAGTTAATAGGGAGAAAAATTATAAATATTAGAAGGAGAGCGAAGTATTTATTATTCGATCTTGATTCCGGAGACTCCTTATTATTACATTTAATGCTAGGTGGATGGATGTACATAGGTGGGGAAGACGATACACCTGATCGAACGAAACAAATAATAATAACTTTTAACTCGAAGCAGCTACAGTTCATAGGATTACGTTTAGGCTTTTTACATCTACTTAAAAAAGAAGCTTTAAATAAAAAATTAGAAAATCTAGGACCGGAATTAAACGAATTAAGTTTAGAAAAATGGGTATCTCTACTTCAAAAAAGAAGAGGTAAAATAAAAACAACGTTAATCAATCAGGAAGTAGTTGCAGGAATTGGTAATTTGTATTCAGATGAAATTTGTTACGAGGCAAAAGTACACCCTGAACAAACTTCATTAACTGTAGAACAATTAAGTAATCTTTATCACGCAATGGTAAATGTAATGAAAGAAGCAATTCATTACGGTGGATATATGGATAATCCTTTATATAAGGAGGACAATCTAGTAGGATCATTTTATGAGAGAAGGAAAGTATATGATCGTGAAGGAGAAAAGTGTAAAAGATGTAATAGTATTATACAAAAAATAAAGATATCTAGTCGTAAATCGTACATATGTCCACATTGCCAAATTGTTAGTGCTTAAAAGTAAATAACATGAAATAAGAGCTAGCAATATCGCTAGCTCTTGTTTATTTTACATTTCTTTTTTCTGATCTTTATTATCTTTCGTAAAGTATTTTCTCTTTGCATTAGTAAATATATTTTTGTATGTAAAGCCTAGGAAAAGAATACCTAATAAGGAGCACGCGTAACGAATAATAGACATTATATCCACTTTTACCACTCTCCTAACAACCTGTTAGGAACATTTTTGCCACTTATTAAAGTAATATATACATATTAATGATGAATTTCCTTCACTTTCTCATCGGAAGGTAGAAAGAATGTCAATAGCCCGATAAATGGTAAACAGGCAGCAAATATTATAGTGTTTGTTAAACCTATTAAATCAGCAAGCCAACCAAGTGCGACAGAACCAACAGCCCCCATCCCAAAAGCTAAACCTACAATTAGACCAGATACTGTACCTATTTTTCCTGGGACTAACTCTTGAGCATATACTACAGTTACAGAGAAACTTGATAAAATGATGAACCCGATAATTCCAATTAATATATAAGCTGTAAACGGACCAACAAACGGTAATAGTAATGCTAGTGGTGCAGAACCTAACATTGATAGTAATATAATATTCCTTTTCCCATATCGATCCGCGAGGGGACCTCCGAAAAAAGTACCTACTGCTCCAGTCGCTAAAAAGATAAAAATATAAATTTGTGCCTCTGTTATCGTTAAACCATATTCGTTTATAATATAAAACGCATAAAAGCTCGTAATACCTGCATGGAACCATGAACGTGCAAATACAAGAAAAATTAATAAACAGATAGAAAATACGATTATTTTCTTATGCTTCTTATTTGTTTCGGTATTATTACTATGAGATTTCTTCTTTATAGATACTGTTCTAACATTTTTAATTTCATTACTATACCACTTAGCAATATAAAGTAAGAGAATAATAGCCAAACCTGCAACTACTGTAAAGGAAAGAGCTCCTCTTTGACCGAAAGGGATTAAAATAATTGCGGCTATTAGTGGAGCAAGTGCTTGACCTGAGTTTCCTCCAACTTGGTATATAGATTGAGCTAATCCTCTTTTATTCCCTGCCGCCATGTACGCAACACGGGATCCTTCAGGATGAAAAGTAGCGGAGCCAATTCCTATTAGTAAGACCGAAACAATAATTAACCAATAAGAGTTTGCTAGGGCAATACCTACAATACCAATGAATGAAAAACAAAGGCCAATCGGCAAAGCGTAAGGGGATGGTCGCTTATCCGTATACATACCTACTAATGGTTGCATAAGGGATGATGTAAAATTAAGCGCAAAACCAATTAGCCCAATTTGCGTAAATGTTAGTCCCATACTTCCTTGTAGTATAGGAAACATAGCGGGAACAACAGATTGTAAAGCGTCATTTAACAAATGAACAAAACCAATTACGAAAAGAATAGGATAAACTGTTGTTTTTTCCTCATTCGTTAAAGGCATTGATAACTTTTTCGCTTCTTGCATAAATATCCGCTCCTTTATGTATCTAGAGATATGATATCATGACAATATTTAGAAATGAATAAAAAAATTTCGATTTGCTAAATATTTTATACTGTTCTTTTTCATATTGTTTTATAATAAAAGAAATATAAGTAAAAGGAGTAATCCCATTGATTGATTTAAGAAGTGATACAGTAACAAAACCTACTGAAGAAATGAGACGTGCCGCATATGAAGCGGAGGTAGGTGACGATGTTTATCGTGAAGACCCTACAGTAAACGTACTAGAAGAAAAAGCCGCAGAAATTTTAGGAAAAGAATCAGCATTATTTGTAACGAGCGGTACACAAGGTAACCAGATTGCTGTTTTAACACATTGTCGACCTGGGAATGAGATATTATTAGAATCTGAATCTCATATTTTTTACTACGAATCTGGTGCTGTCGCTGCTTTTGCAGGAGTTCAAACAAGAACTATAAATGGAGTAAAAGGT from Sutcliffiella cohnii encodes:
- a CDS encoding DHH family phosphoesterase yields the protein MIHLFTHNDLDGIGCAIIAKLTFQKKVEVHYNSVGSLNIQVEKFIEAGNIEHKLMITDLSVNERNEALITTFIENGGNAILIDHHKSALHLNEHSWGNVTVEYEDGRLTSATSLLFDYLKEEGEITTNKAIEDFVELVRQYDTWEWDANGNTEAKRLNDLFYMLSIDEFVDRMLPRLERNEPFQFDDFESQILDLEENKMERYLRRKQRELIQTNIDGKIVGVVFAESYISELGNEFGKHNTHLDYIAIVNMGSRRISLRTVHDEIDVSLIASQFDGGGHSKAAGCLLTDKAYTLFVSNTFKLEPIKMDAFNNVYNVKESRNGSLYRTKENGLFFIINANGTWKLVHEGKPLEEKFSTYIEAERHLKRTFGAWLVRDREYVDYLMEHANPLKK
- the msrA gene encoding peptide-methionine (S)-S-oxide reductase MsrA; the protein is MSNKTLELATFAGGCFWCMVKPFDEMPGIEKVVSGYTGGTIENPTYEQVKTGTSGHYEVVQITYDPSLFSYEKLLELYWPQIDPTDPDGQFFDRGPQYRTAIFYHTSEQQKLAEASKKAIEESGRYKKPIVTEIKKATYFYEAEDYHQHFYKKNPEKYKQERIESGRDAYIKEVWGEEYAK
- a CDS encoding Fpg/Nei family DNA glycosylase; amino-acid sequence: MPEMPEMETYRRLLSTSVNNLPITDVVINREKSINVPVVTFRNELIGRKIINIRRRAKYLLFDLDSGDSLLLHLMLGGWMYIGGEDDTPDRTKQIIITFNSKQLQFIGLRLGFLHLLKKEALNKKLENLGPELNELSLEKWVSLLQKRRGKIKTTLINQEVVAGIGNLYSDEICYEAKVHPEQTSLTVEQLSNLYHAMVNVMKEAIHYGGYMDNPLYKEDNLVGSFYERRKVYDREGEKCKRCNSIIQKIKISSRKSYICPHCQIVSA
- a CDS encoding MFS transporter; the protein is MQEAKKLSMPLTNEEKTTVYPILFVIGFVHLLNDALQSVVPAMFPILQGSMGLTFTQIGLIGFALNFTSSLMQPLVGMYTDKRPSPYALPIGLCFSFIGIVGIALANSYWLIIVSVLLIGIGSATFHPEGSRVAYMAAGNKRGLAQSIYQVGGNSGQALAPLIAAIILIPFGQRGALSFTVVAGLAIILLLYIAKWYSNEIKNVRTVSIKKKSHSNNTETNKKHKKIIVFSICLLIFLVFARSWFHAGITSFYAFYIINEYGLTITEAQIYIFIFLATGAVGTFFGGPLADRYGKRNIILLSMLGSAPLALLLPFVGPFTAYILIGIIGFIILSSFSVTVVYAQELVPGKIGTVSGLIVGLAFGMGAVGSVALGWLADLIGLTNTIIFAACLPFIGLLTFFLPSDEKVKEIHH